In the Lytechinus variegatus isolate NC3 chromosome 17, Lvar_3.0, whole genome shotgun sequence genome, tttgatagTGACAGTgataaatataatttgaaagtTGTTGTAACGACTTACCCGAAATTGACAttcgaaataatgaaaatataattaccATTATTCCTAATTAATTCTTCATGTCTTTCTTGTCTCTTTCAATCAATCCAAGAATCATCTGCTAACAAGTTAAAACAGCTGTCGTGTATGAGTATACTAAACTGCCGCTACTAGTGTTGCTTGTCGCAGTACTGTTCAGCATTGCATCTATGAATCGTCCAAATATTCGCTGGATCGTTGACATACAGGTGCACGGgtgtaaaaaaaaccctcatCCAAGAATCCCCCTTTCGCCTATATGGGATAAGACTGGGTTTCACAAAATAACCATCTTAACGAATATGCGGCAGTCCAATTACTCATGTCTAATTGTTTTTAACAAATATTCCATAGTATCACAGAAAGCACAGTTTGAGAAACATGGCCTAGAACATTGTTCATTTCTGCATTCCTTTTTTATGTCATAAAGGAGCAGCCTTTTGTTTGATTCATATAAGTCGACCCTGAACTAGTGAACCGATCACTAAAGAATAGGCGATCCGagtcattttcaaaatgaagttCCTCTTTTACGAACACGTATTCAACATAATGTTAATATCCTGTTTGTAAAACGTTTGATAATCATGAATTGGCCATTTATCATGCAACTggtttttcccccaaaataaaagTACTTAAAACCTCTACTACGTCATTCGTATATCTAAAGActcttattattatcaccatttgCTCTTATTACGTAGCAATAGTAAGTagcaatagtaataataacggAAGTAGCAGTAGGAGGATCAAGAATATTAGAAGCatgagtagtagtagaagtagtagggtcaatctcaaaaaaatgatacaattcacaaaaaacgtgtctcgactatcttatggccgctagcttcacaaccctgaacattttctacaaaatttttatcaagaaaatgacaataatagactagtttcacaaagcatatgcgaccagtgacttgtaaagctctaattttattacaaaagacttttatttttgctttttattagaatagacactgtctcgggtcagttttagattttactatcattctcttttataaGTACTCTGTATTTCTTACCTACATTGATGTCTGGTGAGGGCAGCATGGTGTAAACGTCTGACATACTGCGCTTATCCtagtatttgatgatcactttgtgattaatttcacttttaactttgtcccaaatttattttaacctccgtaacgaatactgccacaagttttttctccctttcaaactgaattatattacatgataatgtgtctgcaagtagagttataatcaataataaataattgatagggaattatcatatgtgtttcctgttttacacgaaaataaaggactgttcttacaaaatgaaatgtatgactaaacagatttaacatccgTAACGCACCTTAAGAAGATATGCACTTTAGCAGTTCTGTTGAGAATTCAGCATTATATAGAataagagacacctttcataataaatacagtttgcAAAGTTAGGGCTGCTATATAAGGACCACGTTGGACCTTAAAGCATAAagacattaacttccgtaacgcattaacttccgtaacattttttcttgaatatgctACAAATTTATGCTATAATGAATCACTCCGGATCATAcagatataaatcatataaggtACCCTTCACCTTCTCACCCATAAAAATGATAGCTATTCatccttgtaaaattattattacacaccTTATTTTCGACATCACTttgtaaagagggaaaattgccagcgaaaacaatttcccgcgaattatatacgatatttaatgcttttggaattttaaataattcatactacaaatttggaatattggcatcttctttagaacttaacaattttaacttcctttgctatataaagtgcattaacttccgtaacaattattgttacggaagttaatacaCTTCTTTGATGTACTTTGCTGAGATTGATAGTACGATTCTAGTTCCAGAACATGTGACATGGCTTTGTCTAATGCTGAAGTCGGCAGAAACGGtggaaagaaagggaataaGGAGAAACAATAAAACTTTCATAGACAAGGAAACAGAACGgaaaactatttgcaatgacTCATGAGCAATGATGAGGAGGGTTATTTCACCGATCAAAagtgtgagcgcaaagcgcgagctaaaacttgTGTATAGTCTTACCTGAAAACTTGggattctaagcattttttgtaaaagtGATCAGGAGGATATCTGAATAAACTATTAATGTGAGTACAAAgtgctagctgattttttttagtattccgACTGAAACCTTGACATTCTAAACAGTGTTTGTACCAATTACAAGGATGGGTATCTTAATTGATGCGACTGTAAATTTCTTTAGTTTTgatctgaaaacaatcatttttggacgttttaatttgagaacaagatatatatccaataaaaaattattgaaaaggtaaaacgcgcgctttttgaagtttagaacccaaaacgggacattcttttaactttttgtaatcataaaaaggatgggTGTCTTGCTAAGGAACTGATGCgcagcgagtgcaaagcgctagctgaaaatgtGTCATTCCAATATAAAATACAGTCATTTTAAGCACACTTTCAAATAAGaaggatataaattgaataaaaaataatttcatgcaataaaatacaaaagaacaagtggggttacatgtatgtacaccatcaatcaactctttagatattcatgaagatatgcatagaccaaactgttcccctaaaataatgcaaatctttaaaatggcataacttcgttattccttgctcgattttgatcatatttgcagtattttattttttcagattattatctgttcagaacatattttttgagcctggatgacccctttaatgcgcatgaaaatagctgaaatatttgatataggtcTACCTACGTGAAAACGTGGAAAGGGGTATTCAAACACTCAAggtttgtttgaatttattaatgaaatacgtatttcgataatcaaacattttggctattcataatttttgtaaatcatttttgtaacaggatgcgtaattgggtatctcgatgaaacaaaataagGAAACGAAAATCGCGATTAGATCATATAGAttccattaataatttatgtatttctgatatcctcttgtttcattcacgtcactttattattattcgtttccccatgtccttttaaacgtttttttctctctctctctctatcttttttggctattggcaagcggcgggattcctcgtaacccagagaactcatcctggttacgggactacgattgttatattttgtttattgccagAAACTTTTAAGATGAACTGCAATTCTGTGGCCCTGTTATTCAgttttctcattccaactttgaacaagaacgACAATAAAGTTACAGTTTCCGTTTCATGttatgttttcacatttttgggGGGTGGCAAAAGTAAGCTATGCGCGCcacttttatctttatttattaaaaaaaggtaatacGAATACGtaaatatggattttcctaagctaacaataaatattgcaatttgtaacttgatttaacttccgtaacgaagattgacaagGGTAAATGCCACTCGATGATTTGATGGTAAAGTATCTTGGGATTCCCAGAATTTGTTATGCATTTCTAAGGATCTTGCTTAGGATTACTTGAGGCCAGAAACTTCTAAGACGAACTACAATTCTGTGGCCCGGTTATTctgttttctcattttaactgtgatcaagaacgacaacaaaaatgacagttttctgtttcctgttctatttttaaatttttttattgggggggtgggaaaattaagaaatgcgttccacattaatctttaaaaaaatgatatacgaataccttgatatgaatgttcctaagctaacaaaataagtattgcaacttgtaacttaattttaacttccgtaacgaagattgacagAGTTAAATGCCATCGAGAGAATTTAATGGTAGACTATCTTTGGATTCCCAGCATTGGTCATGCATTGCTTAGGATCTCAGGTTATggatgaaacttattttaaggttcactcattcaaattatgaacattatactgaacgaaaaatgtgcaatgatttttatggtactttttgttatttgttatttggtaaaatcctagttctgaaaaacaatattgaatatttttccatctttcaaacattttggcttcagagataaaattgttgataccacactgaaactaaattgtgtgcatttcaattccaatcatttcaaaagtgatttaatcGAGTAACTTAAGTGGGCAATGCTAAcgattaacctccgtaacgttgatatacagtgctcgagttaatccggtcagtacttcaaattgacgcaacagcgacttgccccttttctgtttccactttctcatacatggtactttcacaatatgcatctttcaacccattctgtagacttcatttttacgatttcccccccccccccatcaattggtgcatttttctgagaatgacccagtagtagtagtagtagtagtaatagaagtagtagtagtagtagtaatagtagtagtagtagtagtaatagaagtagtagtagtagtagtagtagtaatagtagtagtactagtagtagtagtagtagatgtagaagtagttgtagtagcagtagtagaagtagtagaagtagtagcagttgtagtagtatagtagtaacagtagaagtagtagtagagtagtagtagtagtagtagtagtagtagtagtagtagtagtagtagtagtagtagtaacaatattaatagtagtagtactagaaATATTAATCCATTTACACCAATATATACCAATCCATATGCACTTCATATTCAAACTCTCATACACAAGAAACGAATGAATACATGATCATTCTCTAAAGAAAATTATGCTAGAAATAGTCACACAAAtactaatttttacaataaaatcttTTATCAAGAATAGATATAGTGATAACAgttaaaaatatagaaaataaaattaaaaaaacacacactttCGATGACAAGATGGAATGATAGAGATAGAGATATCATAACCAAGCTTGTATAGATTGTCAAGACGGGCTAATCATCCTAAAAATGATACTAGACACTATTTCGACCAACTTCTAAGCTCCTTTCACTTTTATTGTCAAGCCAATTGTTCTTGTTGTtgttaatgaataattattgcAAATATCTTCCTCAATCGAAATAAtcagaataatgaaaaattgtcaCTCTGCTAAAGCAACCATCCCTTGCTGTAACCGTTCAAACAGGAATCCGTCCATCTCATATTATAAGACAGACCTTCacaattaaaggtattgtttaactttgtgagcagccaatttaaaaaaattctgaaaccaagatgaaacatgtgtacaagtgcatgtattagaactaataaaccctgaaaacaaccattattgagaatgaaaagctaaaactacaaggcaaaccctgattttgtaaataggcgtcttatagacacctaaatagtacacataagtgtatgggatgaaactaagatggtgtttccggtcacttaatataatttcaagttttgaagtactaaataattattttcgaacgcaattttttcttggcttcatttttgtaacatatcacagacacaggtgacaagtgtgaccttctagctcagattttttaaaagtcaagcCAATGtcaaccaatcactttaagatgATGACATACTGCCAATTTAATGTAAACTCAATATTAATAGCTATGACGTCACATTAGCTACGCCTTTATCAATCTTTTCAAAGTTACTTCTTACAATGTGCTGTTGATACGAAACACAGTAACGTTGGCATACAACTTTTTctctttatgaaaaatgaaataatgcatcGGAGAAATtcatacttatttttatttatcccaTTTATTACATAGTATGATTTACATGGAATTAAAGTGAAGGCATGTCTTGGTCCCGTTTTGCAAAGAGTTACTATTAATCCGATCGACCACAACTACGAAAAGCCGACAACGCAAACATCTTAAATGCGtgtttcttcaaaaaaaaagatgataagCATTTTTATTCCATACATTCTTCGTTGTCTTAACAATTCAGTAAGCTCCTCTTAGTTCAAAAGGggcagtgtaaaaaaaaattgtagggAAAATGATGGCTGTGATGGATTTCTATATAATTCAACATGAATGGATCAATCGCATTTCTTAGTAAGACGGGACCAAGAATCGGTGATCAATCACAGTCGGGATGTAATTTCAATGCAAAAGCTATATTTCTTATTCTCAAAGTATTTAGATTCAAATATTATCAGATTGAATCAAAATTCAGCAGGGCCTAATTGACTGCTCGCTATTGACGCCAGGTTTGAATTCGATTTTGagtgtacactcttaaaacaaaccagtcaaattgactagaccagtagtcagatGGGTGAAACTGATATGACAATCACTGATTATCACTTTTCTGACATACGTTCttgtcagaaataactcttttctagtaaactacgactagaaaatagtcagatatgactagaataacagtggCATTTGACTGACCCTATGAACTAGTCATCTTGGacagatttgtttttaaagtgtaatGATTCAAAACAAGGACTGAAAAGAATCATATACGGAAAAAATCTGGTCGATACATATTGTTTATACTGTTCACGAAAAaacgtattttttttagaaaaatgtattttataatctttattataaaaaaatgtatgaaaatatatatcaaagattaaaaaaacaattctgAGTTAACATATGAGTATGAATAATATATGAGTACTGATATCTACCTGATTGCATAGTCACCCGTTCACCACGAACAAAAAATGGGTTTTAACCTCTCCAAATACACTTTTAATATACAGCAGGTAAGAATAAAATTAAGtttaatgtaaatttgaaatgttattcaTGCTTCGTTTCCATTTGCTATGTGTTTCTGTCATTGTGCATAATCATATAAATCTACTGCACAGTCAGATAATTGATCCACTACAACTAGCTTGGATCATTGGTATacacatcaacatcatcagtTCACTGCATAAGCAGTTCAGCATATTTCGTATTTCAGCGAGCTATAAGATATCAAGTTTCCAGGTATTCTGCATTGGGTCTGCAGTATACAAAAGCGGTTATCTGTCAGAGCGTATTTATCTATTAGTATGATTAGAAAATATGTGTACGAGGGAACCCCTTATCTCCATCATCATTCCTGTTCTTTGCTGCAAGTTTGGTTGTTATGCCTATTCAAAATACATTACATGCATTAGGTGATCaatcattgtaattatcatgAAGGTGAAgttatctttattttggtacaaAACGAAgattaatttctcttttcttcgCTACATTTTTTTATCGAAGATAGTTTATCGCCATGTCGGTATAAAATGTAGGTGATATAGCTTTTGATGTAAGATGAATTCTTCTTCGTGCAGCATTCGTACAATGCTTgaaattatttatctatattcaTTTGTACATATTTTGCAATAAGATATCTCCACATCTGGTTTccttttgtttacattatttttatgtCTTGAAGAAACGCAATTATTGAATGGACAGGATAGTGTAgagggaataaaaatgagatgtGTGGATGATTTCGTACAAacttttaaaggtcaattccacctaaaaaaatgttgatttgaatcaatagagaaaaatcagactagcacaatgcagaaaatttcatcaaaatcggatgtaaaataagaaagttatgacatttcaaagtttcgcttattttcaacaaaatagttatacgaacgagccagtcacatccaaatgagagagtcgatgacgtcactcactatttcttttgttttttattatttgaattataaaatatttcaatttttacgaatttgaagGTTAGGACCTcctttgcctgaagcacaaaatgttagaataatggaattccacgtgttcagggagcaatgaaacttcattttacatgacaatgacgagaaaatgaaaatatttcatatttcatataataaaatacaaaagaaatagtgagtgagtaatgtcatcaactctctcatttggatgtaactggctcgttcattaaactatttcgttgaaaataagcgaaactttaaaatgctctaactttcttattttacatccgattttgatgaaattttcagtgttatgcttgttgattttttctctttttattcaaatcaagtttttgttggggtggacttgtcctctaaTTACCAAATGATGTAATGATTAgtgttatgacatttcaaacaaaacTGTACAAGGATTTTTCCCCATTCATTTACTATGTTGATGTTTACTGTTACTTCAAACCAACAACTCTTACATAGCATacaattcattttcaaccatATCCATTTCACTATACTGATCACCAGAAAACGAGTCATTAGTTTTAGCGTAAAGATCTTGATCTCCGTCGTACCCGTCCGGTTTTCCTCGGGATTTATCGGGCATCGCGTACAAACCGCCGACATCCTCCGAGGTATCATCCGAAGGGTTGTTCCGGTTTCCATTCTTATCTGGCATAGCGTACAGACTGTCCATATCTTCAGAGGTGCCGTTCCGTTCGCCGTTCTTATCGGGTGCAGCGTAAATGACGCTCATTCTGTCAGCCATCTTCGCCGAGGCGGGTGGCTGCGTAGGATTTTCAAAAGAAGAGTAGGGTGCAATTCCGACATTAATTTCGTCGTAGCCGTCCTGTGCGTCGTTTCCGTTTTTGTCAGGCGTGGCGTAATGGACGCTTAATCGGTCGTTCCTGTTCTGCGGGACGGCAGTGATCCCAGGTGAAGGATTTCGCGTCGGTTCATCATCTGGGGTTTCATCCATTGTCCCCTCATATATATTCGATGATTTCCTTGGATTCAGATTTACAAGGAGAACGTTCTTGTCTCCTCTAGAAGAATTCGCGCTACTGTGTGCTTGTGCCCCAGGTTGGTAGCTTCTTGCTGACGGCGCCTCTGCCATTGCACCGTTGGGGATACCGAAGTCATTTATCTCATCGTATGCTGGAGGCCTGCTGGCTGGAGGCAACGTCGTTCCTTGTGACGAGGCAATACTCTTTGTCCTCTGCTGGGACCTTTAATTGAACAATGGATACAATTAtggaaaaataacaaatattcatAAAGGGGTATCCTACATTTTGTTCCTTTTGGgttttttgcttttgtttttattatgacATTGACGACGTTTTAGTAACCACTTTACTATGATTTCTTTTGAATTACAAGGTTGGGAAATATCTGGTTGCTTAATTTTGTCCATTAATGTACCAGTGTTtaagaaagacaaaaacatgaaaaagcaAATTCGAGACTTGTTATCAAATTTAACTTTGTTTTTAAAACGACTTTATATCGTAGCAATCTTTTTTTAGTATAATTCTACATGTGAGGAATTCTGACATTTATTCTCAAATCTATGTTTCTTGTACTACCATTTCATATATTTAGTAGTATTGCTACAGACCTTCTCTTCCTGATATATGCGACGGcgacgatgattatgatgatgatcataacaGCAGCAACACCTCCGCCAATCCCTGCATATAAGCCTGATTAAATCAACAATACCGATCATTCCACGAGATTATTCAGTTAAAATGATCATTTTATAAGTATTCTTAATAGGGAACTGTGACAAACCTGCGTGAATTTACAGGTTCTCGAGTGAAGCCTATTTTCAAGTTATGTTTTTTAATTCAGTTTGATTAGCCTGTAACATATATTTTTCACTCTTACATGTATTGCAGTACGATGGTTGTCAGGGgttttcttcatcattaatAAGTTTCATTAATTTCCCGTTAGGTTGTAACCGGACTCGTGTTGCATTGGAATTGAGTGGAACTTGTTGATGAGCATCATTTG is a window encoding:
- the LOC121430583 gene encoding uncharacterized protein LOC121430583 produces the protein MSNMLKQADTILCYNVIVLSLIGDGYLGCFVDMMNDWVLSGESPTDSSPITISYCIQFCNESITANYTYAGVESGNECYCGEGSDNYTRHGVGSDVDCQFPCQGDPTESCGGSGYIAVFIISADMGTTTNTPTESMVTSPPPTTSEVTSTNQTATTSNENVISTSLSASSSASSSLKPQGTSNVPTVGNSTGLYAGIGGGVAAVMIIIIIIVAVAYIRKRRSQQRTKSIASSQGTTLPPASRPPAYDEINDFGIPNGAMAEAPSARSYQPGAQAHSSANSSRGDKNVLLVNLNPRKSSNIYEGTMDETPDDEPTRNPSPGITAVPQNRNDRLSVHYATPDKNGNDAQDGYDEINVGIAPYSSFENPTQPPASAKMADRMSVIYAAPDKNGERNGTSEDMDSLYAMPDKNGNRNNPSDDTSEDVGGLYAMPDKSRGKPDGYDGDQDLYAKTNDSFSGDQYSEMDMVENELYAM